A section of the bacterium SCSIO 12696 genome encodes:
- the speA gene encoding biosynthetic arginine decarboxylase produces the protein MSSTKPESWRVEDSASLYRINEWGAGYFRLSDSGEVTITAPTPEGPATVQLNDIIAGIRERGYDTPVQLRIDNLLEDRIAQLNNAFASAIDANNYQGQYRGVFPIKVNQQAQVVEQIARVGEPYHHGLEAGSIAELMIALALCRGTESVIVCNGYKDRDFIDLGLHAIQLGVRCFFVAETLHELPLIIERSRRMGVEPLVGFRVKLSTKVQGHWEADSGERSIFGLSIIQMMEAVKLLRRENMLHCVKLLHCHLGSQLPDIGNICDGVREACRYYTDLIAEGCPLGWLDMGGGLAVDYDGSNSTGGYSKNYTVEQYCDSIVRTTAEMLDEVGIAHPMLVTESGRATVAYSSILLFNILDVSHFDALALPQQLPDDVHSQVVALSVCAERMQEATMERSHDSAVTLRNSIRSLFAEGSIKLPELALAENIYYDLMQRIADMAATMDKPPEKLANLKQARADIYYGNFSLFQSLPDNWALQQLFPVVPLNRLNERPTREAIIADITCDCDGKMDRFIGNTGPRSTLPLHEFTPGDDYCLGVFLVGAYQETLGSLHNLFGDNHVISVRINPDASFDFVHEIKADDADEVLRTVEYDPQYLLNELRNKAETAAQNGLIEVADRPQILEDYAKCLRGYTYFER, from the coding sequence TTGTCCAGCACCAAGCCAGAGAGTTGGCGTGTCGAAGATTCTGCCAGTCTGTACCGTATCAATGAATGGGGAGCCGGTTATTTCCGCCTTTCCGACAGCGGTGAGGTGACGATTACCGCGCCGACCCCGGAAGGTCCGGCGACAGTTCAGCTAAACGATATCATCGCTGGCATTCGCGAGCGGGGCTACGACACACCGGTACAGTTGCGCATCGATAACTTGCTTGAAGACCGTATAGCGCAACTCAATAACGCCTTTGCCAGCGCTATTGATGCCAATAATTATCAGGGTCAGTATCGGGGTGTGTTTCCGATCAAGGTCAACCAACAAGCCCAGGTGGTGGAGCAGATTGCCCGTGTGGGTGAGCCTTACCATCACGGCTTGGAGGCAGGCAGTATTGCGGAATTGATGATTGCTTTGGCCCTGTGCCGGGGCACTGAAAGTGTGATTGTGTGCAATGGCTACAAAGATCGGGATTTTATTGACCTGGGGTTGCACGCCATTCAGCTGGGTGTGCGCTGCTTTTTTGTGGCAGAAACCCTTCACGAGCTGCCGCTGATTATCGAGCGCAGTCGCAGAATGGGGGTTGAGCCTCTGGTTGGCTTCCGGGTGAAATTGTCCACCAAGGTTCAGGGGCACTGGGAGGCCGATTCCGGCGAGCGTTCTATTTTTGGCCTCAGCATTATTCAGATGATGGAGGCGGTAAAGCTGCTGCGTCGGGAAAATATGCTCCACTGCGTAAAGCTGCTGCATTGCCACCTGGGCTCACAGCTGCCAGATATCGGTAATATTTGTGACGGTGTGCGCGAAGCTTGCCGCTATTACACCGACTTGATTGCCGAGGGCTGCCCTTTGGGTTGGCTCGATATGGGGGGCGGCCTGGCGGTGGACTACGACGGCTCCAACAGCACCGGCGGCTACTCCAAAAACTACACTGTGGAGCAATACTGCGACAGTATTGTGCGCACTACCGCTGAAATGTTGGATGAGGTGGGTATTGCCCACCCGATGCTGGTGACCGAATCCGGTCGTGCCACGGTGGCTTACAGTTCTATTTTACTGTTCAACATTCTCGATGTGAGCCATTTCGATGCTTTGGCTCTGCCGCAACAGCTTCCGGATGATGTGCACTCTCAAGTAGTCGCTCTGTCGGTGTGTGCTGAGCGCATGCAGGAAGCCACTATGGAGCGCTCCCACGACAGCGCTGTTACTTTGCGCAACAGCATTCGCAGCTTGTTTGCCGAGGGGAGCATCAAATTGCCAGAGTTGGCGTTGGCAGAGAATATCTACTACGACCTAATGCAGCGTATTGCCGATATGGCTGCCACTATGGACAAGCCGCCAGAAAAGTTGGCCAACCTCAAGCAGGCGAGAGCGGATATTTACTACGGCAATTTTAGCCTGTTTCAATCCTTGCCGGATAACTGGGCGCTGCAGCAATTGTTTCCGGTGGTGCCTCTGAATCGACTCAATGAGCGGCCTACTCGTGAAGCGATCATCGCCGATATTACCTGCGACTGCGATGGCAAAATGGATCGCTTTATTGGCAATACCGGGCCGCGCAGTACCTTGCCCCTCCATGAATTTACACCGGGCGACGATTATTGCCTGGGGGTGTTTTTGGTGGGCGCGTACCAAGAAACTCTGGGCTCGTTACACAATCTGTTTGGTGATAATCACGTAATTAGTGTGCGGATTAACCCGGACGCCAGCTTTGATTTTGTGCATGAGATTAAAGCGGATGACGCCGACGAAGTATTGCGTACGGTGGAATACGATCCCCAATATTTATTGAATGAGTTGCGCAACAAAGCCGAGACGGCGGCGCAAAATGGTTTGATAGAGGTTGCTGATCGCCCTCAGATTCTGGAAGACTACGCCAAGTGCCTGCGGGGGTATACGTATTTTGAGCGTTAG
- the pilM gene encoding pilus assembly protein PilM: MGVEIRPDGIAVAQINANPQGEKQLLACEFLPCDADADRAALLRDCICSLGLKGARCHAALPMGSYHLHLTEAPQVPDDELRDAIRWKIQDQIPMPLEEAVIDAFPLPKNTGRSDNVYAVAAATSDVEQAAQIISEAGLKLQSIDINELALRNLASAIHSGQRSIAIALISPGRVCVNVYGDDALYLTRQFDIKWQGGLMEDLPEDALGLELQRSLDYFERQMRQPPPKQVYLCGQHISSDKVGDDLRNSLSTPIDVLDLSQHLPLPAGVDSEQLPLCVAAIGASLRSDNKVAA, from the coding sequence GTGGGGGTTGAAATCAGGCCAGACGGGATTGCCGTCGCTCAAATCAACGCCAACCCTCAAGGTGAAAAACAACTTCTCGCTTGCGAATTTCTGCCCTGCGACGCAGACGCCGACAGGGCCGCCCTATTGCGCGATTGCATCTGCTCGCTGGGCTTGAAAGGTGCGCGCTGCCACGCCGCTCTGCCGATGGGTAGCTATCATTTGCACCTGACTGAAGCCCCTCAAGTACCGGATGACGAACTGCGCGACGCCATTCGCTGGAAAATTCAGGACCAGATTCCCATGCCGCTGGAGGAAGCGGTTATCGACGCGTTCCCGCTGCCTAAAAACACCGGCCGCAGCGACAACGTGTACGCAGTGGCTGCTGCCACCAGCGATGTAGAGCAAGCGGCACAAATCATTAGCGAGGCGGGCCTCAAGCTGCAATCCATCGATATTAACGAACTGGCGCTGCGCAATCTGGCCAGTGCCATCCACAGCGGTCAACGCAGTATCGCCATTGCACTGATATCCCCAGGGCGAGTTTGCGTGAATGTGTACGGCGACGACGCTCTCTACCTCACCCGTCAATTTGACATTAAATGGCAGGGTGGCTTGATGGAAGACCTGCCGGAAGACGCGTTGGGCCTGGAACTGCAACGCTCCCTGGATTACTTCGAACGCCAGATGCGCCAGCCACCGCCCAAACAGGTGTACCTGTGTGGCCAACACATCAGCAGCGACAAAGTCGGTGACGACTTGCGCAACAGTCTCTCAACCCCCATCGACGTGCTCGACCTCAGTCAGCACTTGCCGCTGCCCGCTGGAGTGGACAGCGAACAACTCCCACTTTGCGTAGCAGCCATCGGCGCTTCACTGCGCAGCGATAACAAGGTGGCGGCATGA
- a CDS encoding methylated-DNA--[protein]-cysteine S-methyltransferase translates to METAIIESPIGNIRISADEQGLTELRFRDQPLTEKVTHPILIETTKQLREYFTGERQIFDLPLHPVGTNFQQNVWRELLAVSFGETTSYGNIANTLGKPTASRAVGAANGQNPISIIVPCHRIIGSSGKLTGYAGGLERKQWLLNHEYKMVNGIDELF, encoded by the coding sequence ATGGAAACAGCAATTATTGAATCCCCAATTGGCAATATTCGCATCAGTGCCGATGAGCAAGGCTTAACGGAATTACGTTTTCGCGATCAGCCACTTACTGAAAAAGTTACTCACCCAATTCTTATTGAAACCACGAAACAGCTGCGCGAGTATTTTACTGGCGAACGCCAGATTTTCGACTTGCCGCTGCATCCTGTCGGTACAAATTTTCAGCAAAACGTTTGGCGAGAATTGTTGGCGGTGAGTTTTGGTGAAACCACCAGTTATGGAAATATTGCCAACACACTCGGCAAGCCAACCGCCAGCCGAGCAGTAGGGGCGGCCAATGGCCAGAACCCTATCTCCATTATTGTGCCCTGCCACCGCATTATCGGTAGCAGTGGAAAACTGACAGGATATGCAGGTGGGCTTGAGCGCAAGCAATGGTTGTTAAACCATGAGTACAAGATGGTGAATGGTATTGATGAGCTGTTTTAA
- a CDS encoding DNA-3-methyladenine glycosylase 2 family protein, which translates to MSDVGFQIQADTCRRARLARDRRFDGLFFVAVKTTGIYCRPVCPASPPKETNVRYFPSALAASQQGFRPCLRCRPESAPGSPAWQGTQTTLSRAVALIDAGGWCQQTLPQFCQRLGVGERHLRQLFHNELGVSPQSYRNFRRLMLAKQLLHQTRLPIADIAITVGFGSVRRFNAAFKTALQLTPVQVRKLGKASAHLAGGVQLFLSYRPPYNWAWLQGFLSQRAIDGLEVVCTDSYERSLHLNAGHGRFVARHIADKCGFAVTLWLQQDADLPAAVSTVRRLLDLDADRTTIDHHLCQCSALAENYLPGVPLPGMATPFEAGVRAILGQQVSVVAARKLVTTLVHELGGTMADNRRLFPVASAVAGSTLDFLAMPGSRKNTLKRFAQHLTEHPHSGPQEWLGLKGIGPWTADYAAMRLGNPDIWLGSDLGVRKGLATLNGDPNPNHWAPWRSYASLQMWQRLN; encoded by the coding sequence ATGAGTGATGTCGGTTTTCAAATACAAGCAGATACCTGTCGTCGTGCTCGCCTGGCCAGAGACCGGCGTTTTGATGGGCTGTTTTTTGTGGCAGTAAAAACCACGGGTATTTACTGTCGCCCGGTGTGCCCGGCATCGCCCCCCAAAGAGACCAACGTTCGTTATTTTCCATCCGCGTTGGCCGCTAGCCAACAGGGTTTTCGCCCTTGTCTGCGCTGCCGCCCTGAGTCTGCCCCAGGGTCCCCTGCCTGGCAGGGAACGCAGACGACGTTATCCCGAGCAGTAGCGCTGATCGACGCTGGCGGCTGGTGCCAGCAAACCTTGCCTCAGTTTTGCCAGCGTTTAGGGGTGGGGGAGCGACACCTGCGCCAGTTGTTTCACAATGAATTGGGGGTGTCTCCCCAGAGTTATCGCAATTTTCGCCGTTTGATGCTGGCCAAGCAGTTGCTTCACCAAACCCGGTTGCCTATTGCAGATATTGCCATCACTGTTGGTTTTGGTAGCGTGCGACGTTTTAATGCGGCGTTTAAAACCGCGCTTCAGCTCACCCCTGTGCAGGTGCGAAAGTTGGGTAAAGCCAGTGCGCATTTAGCCGGAGGTGTGCAGCTATTTCTCAGTTATCGCCCGCCTTACAACTGGGCTTGGTTGCAGGGCTTTTTAAGCCAGAGGGCAATTGACGGCCTGGAAGTGGTTTGCACGGACAGCTATGAACGCAGTTTGCACCTGAATGCCGGCCATGGCCGTTTTGTCGCCAGGCATATCGCGGATAAATGCGGCTTTGCAGTCACCTTGTGGTTGCAGCAAGATGCCGATCTGCCCGCTGCAGTGTCCACGGTTCGTCGCCTGTTGGATTTGGATGCGGATCGCACCACCATTGATCATCATTTGTGCCAGTGTTCTGCCCTTGCAGAAAACTACTTGCCAGGAGTTCCACTGCCCGGAATGGCAACACCGTTTGAAGCGGGAGTACGGGCTATTTTGGGGCAGCAAGTGAGCGTAGTGGCGGCTCGGAAGTTGGTCACCACACTGGTGCATGAATTGGGTGGAACAATGGCGGATAATCGGCGTTTGTTTCCGGTGGCAAGTGCAGTCGCTGGATCGACGCTGGACTTTTTGGCGATGCCAGGCAGCCGCAAGAATACGCTAAAGCGCTTTGCCCAACATCTAACTGAACACCCTCACAGTGGGCCTCAGGAATGGTTGGGCCTCAAAGGTATTGGCCCTTGGACGGCGGATTATGCGGCCATGCGTTTGGGTAATCCGGATATCTGGTTGGGCTCGGATTTGGGCGTTCGCAAGGGGCTGGCAACGCTCAATGGCGACCCCAACCCGAATCATTGGGCGCCTTGGCGCAGTTACGCCAGCTTACAAATGTGGCAACGATTAAATTGA